In the Pristis pectinata isolate sPriPec2 chromosome 34, sPriPec2.1.pri, whole genome shotgun sequence genome, AATTTACAAGAAAAAGGTCCCTGAGCGTGTGAATCCCAGTGTTAACTACAGAGCCTGGCCTTGGAAACCTGTTTCCCTGGTGTATTTATTCATATGCGCGATAAATGAAAGCAGTCAGGATTTATAACAGGATTCCGATCCCATGAGTGGGTTCCGTTTTCGCTTTCCAGTCAGTCGCTGCGGCCTGTTGCAAGCGCAGGAGATTGGATGAGTTCGGGTACTGAAAGGCCGCAGGACGGGTGAGCGGCAGCGTCCACAGCACATCTCGCCTGCGAGTCAGAATCACGAACACTCTCTCCTCTCTACTGTACCACCCACACTTTTCCGCTTCACGGGATGTTCTTAAAGTATTGCCTCACTGGGTAACTGGGCAAATTAATTTTCGTCGGGtcgggaggagagtggagggaagTGAGAGAGTAACGCACAGAGGGAGGCAGTGGTTGTTTCCCGGGATGAAAGATTGACatctgaagaaaggttgagcagatttGGCCTGTACACATTGGTGTCCTCGCCCCATCAGACATACTTACCGTCTATACATCCCCAACTCTCCCTACAACTTCAAACCACCTTACTTTCTCCTttgcccagttctgacgaaggcttTTTGACGTGAAATATTAACTTcggtaaaatggtttattattgtcacaagtacctaggtacagtgaaagactttgtcttatatgccatctatacagatcatttcatcacatcagtatactggggtagtacgagggaaaagctataacaatgcagaataaagtgttacattacagagaaagcgcagtgcaggcaggcaataaggtgcaaaggcatgatgaggtagagtgtgaggtcaagaattgATCTTGATTCTTCCCTGCTTGTCttccctgctgagcattttccataactgtcattttttttcaggttttcaATAGCTACAGATTTTATTTTACACGCTGCATGACCCGGTTGGAGCAAGTGAGAGAATTTAAAATAGTTTGTCTTGGATTGTGGCCATCGAAGGGATTGGATGGAATTGAGGACCCGGGGAGCTCAGGACTCAGTGCCAGCGGCTGCTGCTGAATCCAATGAAGAGCGATTATTTCAATAGAATGGGATTTCTGTTGCGTTGGCAGGTGCAAATGTTAACGCATTAAAATTAATTGATCGACAGTTCTAATGTCAATTacattttttgtttcattcttccGACATTAATATTTTCACCAGTTTTATTTCCAGGCTTATTTGGGTTTTACAATGTGGAATTTGGGGATGAAATTGGCCCCCTTCAACCTGTTGTCAACGGGGGATTCTGGCCCACAGCCTGAGCCCCGCCTCTGACGCCGGTCCTGGGACCCAACCCTTTTAGCAACCCGGAGCGGAACCGGAGCAGATTCTCAGCCACTTGTTTTCATCCCCAATCCAGAAGAAAGGATAAAGTTTCTCTGTGAATTTATTCCcagtgaaggtgtggagatgggacttGGTGTTCCCGCTGTAAAATGAAACTGTCCCGGACTCGTAACTGAGATAAATTCCCACCTTCTCGGGGATGGGATCTGCAGGgagatggggtggaggggaggtctTTACATTAAACTGGTCATCCCATCGCTCAATGCTCCAGACGCCAGTCTCAGGTGTCAGTGAGACCAGCTCAGccctctccacagactctgcggcGACTCCCAGACACCAGCCAATGTTCcccgccacctccacctcccagtaatGGCCCCCCGATGTGAATCCCTCCGATCCCAGCACACAAGCCTGTACTGTAAACCTCTTCCCCGTGTCAGGGAGTGTCTTCAATGTCCCGGTCCGTCTCACACTCTTCAGATGATCAGACACCTCAAGCCACGGAGCCGCTGTTTCCACATCCAGAGTCACAGAGACtggggggagaagcagagaattaGAGAGTTCCCGGAGAATAGGGCAGCGTGGCCCTGGAGAATTTGGATAATGTTCCTTATCGATACATGATGCATGACATGAGGCTCTGTTATTCTTGTATAAAGTGAGTCAAGTTTTGAATCAGGATAAATAAATCTACTTAATATTTACCAGGCTGAATGTCATTCAACATTTCCCGCCAGACTGATAAAGGTAAAGGCCCCATGAATTCTTCCATTGTTAGAGCCCCATCCATGACTGTAAGTGTCTGGTCATCTCCAATCCTGCAAATACCAAACATTTTAATTGAAGGTATTTGAACATGAACTATTTCCTGAGCTGATATTCCAACGTTACACAGGGTTTCAGTGAAGACAATGGTCCTACCTCTTCTTCTGCCAGCAGTCTTCCTGAAAGAACAAACATAAATCAGAATAGATAGAGACTGATGAAAACTAGCAAGTTAGTTGTAAGGGAACATTAATATTTTCCTAACTTTAATCAAAGCTGGTAAATTTTACAGTTAAATCTAGACGGAGTATTATatgaatacttctcacctgtAGTCACTAAGCAGAAGGCTGCAtatggaggactgtgtgcagttttagtgaTGGGATGATAGGCAGAATGCATTTGCACTGGAGAGCATAtggaagagactcaccaggatgttgtctgagaAGCAGGGCTTCAGTTAGTTGGAGAAACTGGATAaattggggttgttttccttggagcggaggaagcTGTGTGTGGGGTGACATAACAGAAGGATAAAGAATTATGGAtctggtagattgtgaggaaatGTTCTCCATGATGGAATGTTGAAAACTAGAGGTCAAAGTTTTGGTGTAAGGGGGCAAGAGGATCAGAGGGGATCTTAGgaacattttttttgtacatggggtgttgttggaatctggaatatactgcctgaggGGATCTTGGGAACAGgaactctcagaacatttaagaagtatctggatgagcacttgaatggcaCTGAAGACTACATacactaagtgctggtaaataggattagtgtggatgggtacttggtgggtggcacagacatggtggaccacaCAGCCTGTGTTTTGCTCTAAGattgacttaaggacagcttctaccccactgtgataagcctattgaacggttcccttatacgatgagatggactctgacctcacgatctaccttgttgtgaccttgcactttattgcactgcactttctctgtagctgtgacactttgctctgtactgttattgtttttacctgtactacatcaatgcactctgtactatctcaacgtaactgcgctgtgtaatgaattgacctgtacgatccgaatgcaagacaagttcttcactgtaccccggtacaagtgacaataataaaccaataccaataccaatagtgaacTGAACTAAAATATACTTCCTCACCTTCAGAAATATCACTCCATCTTTCTGCTCCATCTGTTTCTGCAATGTTGAGATTTCCTCCTCAATGGAAGTTAAATTCTTTTGAATCTCCCGAAGATTTCTCTTCATTAGATCCACAACTCTTTGTTCGTGTTTTCTAAGATCTCTGATTAGACGCTGCTCTTTCTCAGTGAGACTCTGATGTATCTTAGTGAACTCGGATGAGATGTGGGACTCCAGACTGCGTGACTGATCCTATCAAATGAAATGTGAACATTTTAACATAACGCAATAATTGAAGCAAAACTAGTTGATGTTACAGACAGTGAGAAGGGGAGACATTACCCGAATTTCAGAAATCTTCTGTTTCTGTTGCTGCTCCATTTCAACAATTGACAATTTCTTCTCAGTGAATGATGTGAAGAAAGATTTCATCTGATCCTGGGATATGGCAAAAGATCATGGAACAAAAGTGTCAGAGAATAAAAAATGCACAAAGTTAATCGGTGACCAAATCTGTCTTTTTACCTTGTAGATTTCAACAGCTTCTTTAATCGGCATAAAGTTATGAGACTTGTGTTCCCGCGCATCTCTGCAAATCAGGCAGATCAGTTTCTTGTCAGTTTCACAAAACAGCTTCAGTTCTTCCTGATGTTCCTCGCAGTGTTTACTTTCTTTCTCCGCTGGGTTCAGGTTCAGTTTTCGAGCTTTCTCTGCCAGTCTCATCAAGGGCCGATTCACTTTAAGGATTATTTCCTTAAACTCCTCCCTACATTCCGGGCAGGAATTTCTCATCGTTCGTTCCCAACACCGTGTGATACAGGAGCGGCAGAAGTTGTGTCCACACTCCAGTGACACCGGATCGGTGAAGAAATCCAGGCAGATGGCACAAATAGCCTCCTCCATCCAACTCTCGACCTGGTGTTTTGACGCCATGTTTTATTTCTACACTTCCTAGTCGAAAATCCTTCCGCATTCGGGAGAGCTGCTGAACCCCTGCAGTAGCGCGACTGTCCACTGAGCACGCCGCGGTATTCAGGGAATGAGCAATGAACACGATCCGTTCGCTGAAACGGTGCAGGTTGAAGGTTCTCTGGCAACTTCCAATGAGGTCCATGTGGGGTCGGGTGGCAATGACATTAAACAAGTCTGAATATAAACGAGGGAGGGAATGTGATGAAATTAACAAAttctgcacgggtgcaggaagaggcaccaatgcagtcattactGTAACGGACAATGAGTTGGAAGGGGATGGGCTGAGCAGGTTCGGAACAAGTATCATTGCACATCGCCAGCCAAAAGATAGGTGCAGCTGGGGACATGCGAGCGCCCATGGCTACCCATTTGATCTGCAGAAAgtggaaggagaagttgctgaggGTAAGGACAAGTTCTGCCAAGTGGATGAGTGTGTTAGTGGAGGGGAAGTGTTTGGGTCTTTGTTTAAGAAACAAATGGAGTGCCCTAATACCTTCTTGATGGGCGATGGAGGGATAGAGAGACTGGACGTCCCTGGTAATGATTTGCTGGTTAGaaccaggaaattggaagctatAGAAATAATGGAGGACGGGAGGGGTGTCCCGCATACGTGGGAATGGACTGGGCAAGAGGAGACAGGATGGAGTCCAGGTATGAAGAAATGAGTTCGGTGGGGTAAGAGCAGGTAAAAAAAGCAACGGGCTGACCAGGGAGTTCCTGTTAGTGGATCTTACATACGAGATAGAAGTGGTCAGTGAGGGACAGGAGCAGTATGCAtgtagaggctgtggaggggatcttctgatgtgatgaaatctgtAATCATCCAGGAGATGGTGGCCTGGTGTTCGTTGGTGGCGTCGTGGTccaggggaagtcaggtgaactgtgtccaattctgatcgcctcattataggtagcatatggaggtgttggaaagggtgcagaggagatttaccaggacgctgcctggattagagaggatggattatgaggagtgactaaaggagctagggctttactcattggagagaaggaggatgaggggagacatgatagaggtgtacaaaatagtaagaggaatagagagtggacagccagcgcctctttcccagggtaccaatgctcaaaacaagaggacatggttttaaggtaatgggtgggaagttcaagggagatatcagagggaggtttttcacccagaaagtggttggtgcatggaatacgctgcctggggtggtggtggaggctgatacattggtcaagttcaagagattgttggataagcatttggaggaatttaagatagagggatatgtgggaggaaggggttagataggtatggtttgaaggtcggcacagcttggtgggctgaagggcctgtattgtgctgtattgttctatggttctatgaacatGTCAGAAATCTGTCATccagcctctgcaaggtagacGTCAGTGCACCAGACTAGAACAGAACCTTCCCTTATTTGTGGGTTTCATGAGGAGGTCTCGATTGGTTTGAAGTGAACAGAGTGTTGCACGTTCGGTGGGAGTAAGGCTGGAGTGGATGAGGGGAATGGAGAAGTCAAGGTGATCAGTTCGTATCAGCACAGGaacgggaccttcagcccatcatcttcGCACTGACTATCATTCAGGAATGAACACCAATCCTACACCCATCCCATTTTTATCCCCCCTCATCCCCATCAATTGccacccattctcctgccaccttCTCAGCGCAATCAGTGATGGGCCATAGCTGCCCGGCATCTACAGCCCATGAATGGTTACCAGTAAAACACTTGAGAATTCCATTGTTGGGTGGGAATAAATGTCAGACAGTCATTAATAAACCAAACCTGGAATCcttctatttttcatatttcctaatGGCATagaagaccattcggcccactgattGCATGCCAGCTGTCAGAGTAATTTCATTGCCgttcccccattccccccccacgACCTTCTCAGTCTCTCCACCCAACAACTGCATCCTGATtgtcctgccccccaccccccttccccagatGAGGAATAATTTATAACATTATAATAATACCAGAGCACAGAAGGCAAACCCACATtatcaaagggagaacgtgcaaattgcTCATTAACAATAAAGTTCAGCATTGAATCAGGTTTGCGGGAGCTGGTGGCAGTACAGCACTAccttcactgtgctgcccaagaaTTTATCCAGGATAAACTCTTTTACTTGGTTTTGGTGAACGAGCTtaaacccgaaacattaacactttcttttcccacatctgctgcctgacctgctgaatgtttgcagcattttctgttttcgttccTATTATTCTGAGATTGCTTAGAACATCAAACTCATGACTACATTATCAAattgtgatggggggggggggtgcgcgggggggaggggtgtggggattacttgacTTCCAATTTCCTGGTTCCAACCGACAGGTCATTatcatggatgtccagtctctctacccctccattgcccatctgcagctctttgtttctctagcatcaCTGAGGGAGATTTATATTGAGGCCCAATGTGAGTTTGAGGACCAGCATCTCATCTGGGCACTTGGATATTGAGCCCGGATGGCTGCCAagtctacaacttcaggtaacttgctttctctgtttgtatcaaaaCGGGTCAGTTCCTTTGCAAGACATCCATTTGGAATATTagctctgcttttctttctccgTTAggacagcctgacctgctgcacattTCTTACAGCTCTGCCTTTCACAGTGTTTACCCACCTtttatgctctctctctctcatcaccaCTCTCATATTCCTTTGCACATGTTTTCTCTCTGGAGCTGCCCTCATTTACCTGTCATATGGATGACTCCATCTGCATcaaatcaccatggcaaccctatcagagatatttcataTGACTTGCCCATTTTTTCCCCAACCCTCATTGCAACGTAAAGCTACTGTTTTCTCCCTCTCAGATCCTTGACctaaacgttaactttgtttttctcttgtgCGTGTTGGCGCATTCGGCTGgaccaaataaaataatttattaatttttttttacggAAAGCAGTCTGAGGACCTGCCGCCCTCAGCTGCTGCTGAATCCACGGGGCCAGTGAGAAGGGTGGTTGTTTCAATCTTTATATTTTCAGAGAAGTATTTTTGTTGCCTTTACAGATACAGTTAACTGACTCGAATTAATGGATCTACAGTTCCAACGACAATTagcttccatttaaaaaaatcaattacaaTGAATTTTATTTACACTTCATACATTTTTGTTCACACTGGCTGTAGTTTCAGGCTGATTGAGGTTTCACAATGTGGAGTCTGGGGACTAAATGGGGTCCGTTCAGCACCAACCTGTTTGTCAATGGGGTTTCTGCCCCACAGCCCCTAAGCCCCACTCCTGACGCCGGTCCTGGGACCCGACCCTTTTACAGATCCGGAGCGGAACCGGAGCAGATTCTCAGCCACTTATTTTCATCCCAATTCCCGAAGAAAGGATAGATTTTCCCAGTGAATTTATTCCcagtgaaggtgtggagatgggacttGGTGTCCGCGCTGTAAAATGAAACTGTCCCGGACTCGTAACTGAGATAAACTCCCACCCTCCTGGTGATGGGACCAGCAGGGAGAGGGGATTGAGGGGAGGTGTTCACATAAAACCCGTCACTCCACCGCCCGATGGTCCAGAATCCATTTTCTGGTATCAATGCGACCCAtctcttcctctccacagactctgcggcAACTCCCAAACTCCAGCCCTGATTCcccgccacctccacctcccagtaatGTCTCCCCGATGTGAATCCCTCCAATCCCAGCACACAAGCCCGGACTGTGAACCTCTTCCCGGTGTCAGGCAGCCTCCTCAGTTTCTGGGTCCATCTCACACTCTTCAGATCCTCAGACACCTTGAGCCCCGGACTCACCGTTTCCACATCCAGGATCACAGAGACTGGGGGGAGAGAAGCAAGGAATTAGACAGTCCCtgggggttggaggggggagACTCGGGCAGGGGGGACCAGGGGAGAAGGCGCTCGGCCtcaggcacagtggcgcagccaggGGAAACCTTTCTAGGGGCATCACCCATCTGcataggatggacaataaatttctACAATATCTTTGATCATAaacttcaactgtttctcttttttttacaggTACCACCTGgaatgctgtttttatttcaaatttcatcaAGTTTTTTTTCAGGGCTGGAGAATAGGAGTTTGGAGGTGCCGatgcaggtggggagggggtgttgggagtgggggggtggggttgcgtGCATTGAGCAGGTGGCAGGGAGAGAACAATCTATTGGGAGGGTCAGCAAGAAGGAGAGGAGTTCAGCAGGGAAAGGCAGAGGGGCTGAATTGTCTGGTGCCTGAGAGAGAGAACGGGAGAGAAACTGAGGGAGTTTGGGAGGAGGTTAATGATTCTGGAGGCAGAAACTATGGTGGGAAGTACTGAGGGCATTGGGGTTCTTGGGGACTCTTTGAGCGGGCAGGGGATGAAATGGAGGCAGTGAGAAAGGCCTATTTGCCCTCTGTCTTAGGCTGGGACTCAGACACTCTGAAGTTAACCACTGCCCTGAGTGAAGTCCGACGGGAAGGGGCAagcaggtggaagaagaggacaGGGAGTGCACCTTCACCTGGGGGGCAAAACAGGAAGAGGTGATGTTATATTGATAGGTTGGGTTTCGGCGTCAAGAACGAACTTCTGCGCAGTCACAGTGACTCCCCCTGTGGGTTAAGTGAAGCTGTCCTCCCGCAGCTCCCGAAACTGCAGCAGTCACTGAGTAATCACCGAGTAAATTCCTGACGTCACTGAGTAATCACCGAGCCATTGGTCAGTGGGTGGGTCAGGTGACAGCTTTCTTGTGGGGATTCCATTAGAACTTGGAAATGAATTCTGAAAAAGGCTGTTTACTTTGCATGAGGTTTACTGtccaagttttaaaaataatgcttGGGTGTTTCATCCCATCTTATCTGGACTCTGCTTCTTGCTTTGACTATGAACAGAGAGAGATCGTATATGAATTTGAACTCTCTCCTTCACAGGGACACATCTTCTGAGAGATGTaggctgatgggggggggggtgaggggaatgtTCAGGAAAGAGGGTATCTGAGGAGGGGGAAGTGGTGGGATTCGGAGAAATTCACTGCGGATCTGTGAGAGATATTCTGGCAATCCTTATGAAACTCCTGGGGAACTTGGGGAAGCTGCCCTCGCCCCAGCAGAAAACAGCAGGGCGTCCACAGAGAGTTACCATGTGGTCACTGGGAAATGTTCCACCTGATGAACTGAAGTTGGATTTGGTGCACCCGTAAAATGTGAATACCAATCAGGTCCAATCTGAAGCATTTTCCCTAACAATACATAATGCATGAAATAATGCTCTGTTGCTCTTATACACCATGAATTAAATTGTAAGTTATGAATCAGGACAAATAAATCTATatgatatttaccaggatgaatATCATCAAACATTTCCCTCCAGACTGGGAAAGGTAATGGCCCATTGAATTCTTCCATCGTCAGAGCCACATCTGTTATTGTAAGAGTCTGGTCACCTGCAATCCTGCAAATATTAAACAATATGGTTTATATTAATTTTaacaaatattaaacaaattTGATATGAACACTTTTCTGAGTTTATTTTACAAACAAATGGAGGGTTTAAGCAATGAGCATGTCCTACCTCCTCTTCCGACATGGTTCttcctgaaataaataaaacaaaattcagaatGGATGGAGACTCACTAAATTTGGTAAGTTGGCTGTAAGATTATATTAATTCATTACCATTTTCTTAAGTTAATAATCAAAGCTGTAACTTTTACTGTTAAATTTAGATAATGTTTTAAATGTGTACTGTCGCCTGTACTCACCAAGGAAAAGCACATTGTAGTTGGAGTATTCAGGGTTGGGAGGCAAAATGCTACAATATACTATCATTAAAAATGAGGAAGTATTTGAGTCTTCACAGGCTGAAAattgaataaatccccagggccttctGAGAGGTATCCCAGGCTACTCTcagaggcaaaggaggagatagctggggccctggcagatatttaaatcttcacCGCTGACATGttaagtgccagatgactggaggacagcaaatgcggTAATTTTattgaagggcagcagggatgaaCAGGGTAATTACAGGGcagtgagcctaatgtcagtggtaggagagttgttggggaaaaaaatctaccTGTGATAAGCCAGCATGGTTTAACtgggggaagatcctgtctgaaaaacgtgattgaatttttcaaaaaggTAACAAAATTACTGATGAACTCAGTGTGGCTGATGTAGTCTCCATGTATTTCAGTATTGGggaaaggccaatttcattaaaataagacagaCCCTGGCAACGGTAGACTGGAAGCACTCAAAGTAGaaacagtgagagttcagggcaaacatgttcctgtaagggtgtaAGCCAAGGGTAATGTACAGGGAACACTTTTTCTCTATATCTAACCCTGTCGAAGGATATCAAGGGTTAGATAAAGAGAAAAATGGAAGCCCATGGCAGGTATAGAGGGCTAAAGATGGGAAAGCCCGTCAAGCATATAAAAGGTATAGGGaggcacttaagaaggaaattaggaagacaaagaggGATCACAAAATATCATTGCTGGACAGGGTTAAAGTAAATCTGAAAACCTTTTTAAAGTATGTTAAGGGTAAAAGAATAACCatggaaagagtagggcccattcgGGACAAGCAGAGCGATCTGTAGACAGAGCCAGAAGAAGAGGTGAGCTCCTGAGTGAACGTGTTTCGTCAGTATTCACAAGGGAATCAGACTTTGCAGTTGAAAAATTCAGTGAAGGGAAAGAGAAATTCTcatgcaagtctccataaataaaggtaCTCAATGCACCAGCAGGCTTACATATGGATGGATACCCAAGGCTGGATGAGATTTATTCCATATTGCAATGGAAGAGATCGCAAGAAGTTGCTGGGGCTGTGGCTGAGCATCTTAAAATTctgctggccacaagtgaggttccagatgactggagaatggcaaatgtgaCCACCTCTttgaagaaaggcagcagggaaaagtctAGTAACTACAGActtgtgagtctaacatcagtagtcaggaagttattggaaaaatattATGAAAGAcagaattaatgatcacttggaaagttGGTGACTAATCAGAAATAAccaagcatggctttgtcaagggcagatcctgtctgattaaTCAGTTGAATTTTTTGAAGCGGTAACAAAGTGCTTTGATGACAGCATTTGCAGTAGGTGCGATTTACATGGAATTcaggaaggcttttgacaaggtctcacatgggagactggCACAAAAGGTCTGGGGCCTATGGGCTCCAGGGCAAATTAGCAAATTGGATTGTCAATAGACGACAGAATGTAGAATAGTGATGGTAGTGGGTTGTTCTTGTGATTGAATGCCTGTGGCTATGGGTGTTCCCACAGGGATcgttgctgggacccttgctgcttgcaatatatgtgaatgatttggatgtggagcTAGGACACATGATCATTAAGTTTgtcaatgacacaaagattagtggagtTATTGAAAGTGTGGAGGgtatgcattttgggagaactgATGAAGCTAGGACATATGCCATGAATGGTGGCTTCCAGGCGGTACTGAGAAACAAAGGGACCTTCATGTACAAGTCCAAAAACCCTTGAAGGTGGTAGCACAGTTAAATAATGCAGTTGGGATTCACCAACTCTCTAAAAAAATTGGTCAGATCTCAGATGGAGCagtgtgtacaattctggtcaccacactataggaaggatgtgatagttgttggaaagggttcagagaagattcaccagaaaaTTCACTGGGATTGTGCATATCAGTTATGAGGAGGAGACTGGAGAGGCAGGGTCTCTTTTTCCCTGTGTGGAGGAGGCTACGAAGGAACATGATtcaggtatgtaaaatcatgagaggtacagacagaagCTTACAGGAGAAagttccccatatcagaggtagataagtccagagggcatagatttaaggtggtgggtaagagatttaaaggggatatgaggatCAGGGGAAGGGGTTCCTGACCCAAGGCATTGAcggcttgcttttctccacagatgctgcctagcctgcagAGATTATAAGAgatgggaggttatggtacaactttatagaacattaattaggccacatctggagcacggtgtgcagttctgatcaccacattgtaAAAGAAGGCACTTctgctgaagagggtgcagaggacattcaccggGATGTTATCTGGGATGCAGAATTCAGACAGGAGGAGGGGCAAGATAAACTGATCTTGTGTTCCTTGGATCAGTGGAGGCTGGATGTGGGGCGACCAGATGAAGGTATGCAAAATCATTGGAGGCATGGAACTTGCAGACAGTGAGAAACTATTCTTTATGACAAACTGTCTAAAATTGTGGCCAAAGTTTTGGTGTAGGGAGCAAGAGGTTCAGAGAAAATCTGAGGAGGATTTTTCCCCCACAGAATGAGGTTGGAATCTGCCTGAGGTgttgtgctctatgactttatgcaaAATTCCTCCAGGCAGCAGGAATTACACCCAAGACATTGTGCACAGCTGACAATCACAAATTCTTTCAGTTGCTGACACACAGACAGAAAGAGGATATaacagagaggatgcagaggcacAGGAAAAGGCGGAAGGAAGACTTATAAGAATGATGCCGGAGATGAGAGGTGCAACTGACAAGAAAGACTGTACAGGCTGACAGATTTGTTTGAGTGGGCAGGAGGTTGGGAAGGAACTAGGCTCATGGGTGAATTGCATGAGAAATTTCTACTAATGAATGGATTTAGTAAGTTAGCTGTGGACCTTCTGTTGGCAGAGTGGAGACATTGCAGAACAAGTAAGCAATGTGGTCTAATGTGAGATACACTGCAGTTGAGGAATACAATATTTTTGAGTTAAGTAAATCTGTGGAGTCCGGGTGGAGTCCTTCAAACGATGGGATTGTTGAAAAATTCTATTCCTTAAGAAATCAGTCATCCGAATTTGTTTTGATCTTTTGATTTCAGATCCTCAGCAAAATAGAGGAATCATAATTgtttctgaaatggcccagcaagccgcTTAGATCGAGGGCAATAAACATGTTAACTCCATGCAATTCACAAGAATCAATAAAAAGTCTTTCCTCATTCTCGCCCAGCTTTCAATTCCTCACCTTCAGAAATATCACTC is a window encoding:
- the LOC127585820 gene encoding uncharacterized protein LOC127585820 — its product is MATKQQVENFTEEVICSICLDFFTDPVSLECGHNFCRSCITQSWEKEQSKSCPECREEFQEIILRVNRALVSLAEKARKLNLNPTYKGRKLHCEEHQEELKLFCETDKKLICLICRDAREHKSHNFMPIKEAVEIYKRSPRGNQRFSNWNSNREQKISEIREECCQKRRVGDDQTLTVQDEDLTMEECAGPLPFPVWQEMFDDIHPVSVTLDVETANQRLEVSEDRKSVRRIRTRRDLPDTGKRFTVGVSVLGSEGFTSGRHYWEVEVAGNRRWSLGVAVESVERKNIRLVSTAVSLVDNRGNAGVQQLPQCETILDQEVLRTKMASKYQAESWTEEAICPICMDFFTDPVLLECGHNFCRSCITQCWERTNGNSCPECREEFKEVLLRVNRALARLAEKARKLKLNPIEKESKLHCEQHQEELKLFCETDKKLICLICRDSREHKYHNFMPIKEAVEIYKNQVRSSLTSLTERKLAILKMEQHQKQKISEIQDQSRSLESHISAEFTKIHESLTEKEQRLIGDLRKREERIVDLMERNLQEIQKNLTSIEEELSTLQKQMEQRDGVIFLKEEPCRKRRIAGDQTLTITDVALTMEEFNGPLPFPVWREMFDDIHPVSVILDVETVSPGLKVSEDLKSVRWTQKLRRLPDTGKRFTVRACVLGLEGFTSGRHYWEVEVAGNQGWSLGVAAESVERKRWVALIPENGFWTIGRWSDGFYVNTSPQSPLPAGPITRRVGVYLSYESGTVSFYSADTKSHLHTFTGNKFTGKIYPFFGNWDENKWLRICSGSAPDLNMASKHQVESWMEEAICAICLDFFTDPVSLECGHNFCRSCITRCWERTMRNSCPECREEFKEIILKVNRPLMRLAEKARKLNLNPAEKESKHCEEHQEELKLFCETDKKLICLICRDAREHKSHNFMPIKEAVEIYKDQMKSFFTSFTEKKLSIVEMEQQQKQKISEIRDQSRSLESHISSEFTKIHQSLTEKEQRLIRDLRKHEQRVVDLMKRNLREIQKNLTSIEEEISTLQKQMEQKDGVIFLKTAGRRRGRTIVFTETLCNVGISAQEIVHVQIPSIKMFGICRIGDDQTLTVMDGALTMEEFMGPLPLSVWREMLNDIQPVSVTLDVETAAPWLEVSDHLKSVRRTGTLKTLPDTGKRFTVQACVLGSEGFTSGGHYWEVEVAGNIGWCLGVAAESVERAELVSLTPETGVWSIERWDDQFNVKTSPPPHLPADPIPEKVGIYLSYESGTVSFYSGNTKSHLHTFTGNKFTEKLYPFFWIGDENKWLRICSGSAPGC